The sequence TGCAACCCCCCCTGAATTATTGATAAGTTGTCCGCCAATATTGTCAATCCCTGTGCTACTTTTAGCTACAGCATCATAATATGATGCATCGCAGTATAAGGCATAGCGTGTACCATCAGCATTTTGTTGTGAAGCAGGCATTAAATCTACATAAAAACGGTGTACAGACACATAGCGTGAGTCAGGATTTTTACTTCTGAAACTAATATCTCTCCCTTCACAATCAACCATCGTTGAAATAAAATTAGCAGGGGTACTACGGTCATAACTCGGCATATATTGTATGGCTAAACTATCACTTTCAGCCAATACACCTCTGACAGCAGCTCTTTGCCCTGTTTGTGTAAAAGGTTGTGCAGCTCTCTGAGATGTCGCAGTTACAGGGAAATTATTTGCATTAAATATAATACCACTACCTAAGTCATTCAATTTCACTTGTTGTGTTTCTGTGCTATTTAAATTTGCATGACGCACAAAATAGGTTAATTGATTTAAACCAAAAATTGCACTCTCTTGGACACTACCCATACCTTGCTGTACATTTAATGCACGCTGACCACCAATAAAGATCGCTAAAGCCGCCGCAACAACCAGCATACCTAGTATGATGGCAATCATTAATTCAATTAAGGTAAAACCTGCTTGCTTACCCATTGCACGTAAATTACTCGCAAATATACGTTGTTGTTTACTATACTTAGTCATAATTGTACGCCTCTAAAATAATACATTTCGCATTTGGTACATAAGTTGTGCCATTGGTACAATCATTCTCACCTGTACCATTAGTTGGCGTAGTATCTTCCCAAGCAACATAAATACACGCACGTCTTGACGTAATACCTTGACAATTACGCACGGCAACACTCATACCCATCTCTGTTGCACGTTGTTGCACTTGAGCAAAATCATATTGAGCAAGCTGTGCAGGCGTACAATAGCTTGTGGCACAAGTATTATTATTACTATTAGCTGTTGCTCCGCTCGCCCCAGTATAGTT comes from Moraxella sp. ZY210820 and encodes:
- the pilV gene encoding type IV pilus modification protein PilV, whose product is MKSQQGVGLLEVLVALVLLGVAVLGFAALQLRAINASLEANNNVQAVSLARDLAERMRVNRDGLITYQGNYTGASGATANSNNNTCATSYCTPAQLAQYDFAQVQQRATEMGMSVAVRNCQGITSRRACIYVAWEDTTPTNGTGENDCTNGTTYVPNAKCIILEAYNYD
- a CDS encoding PilW family protein → MTKYSKQQRIFASNLRAMGKQAGFTLIELMIAIILGMLVVAAALAIFIGGQRALNVQQGMGSVQESAIFGLNQLTYFVRHANLNSTETQQVKLNDLGSGIIFNANNFPVTATSQRAAQPFTQTGQRAAVRGVLAESDSLAIQYMPSYDRSTPANFISTMVDCEGRDISFRSKNPDSRYVSVHRFYVDLMPASQQNADGTRYALYCDASYYDAVAKSSTGIDNIGGQLINNSGGVASVPGTPDNSNAIVLIPDIEAFKVRLGVKNAAGSIRYMPINQYTNATENVVSVELGILVRSNESVGNDDNIDATRRYDVAGTTVQINTDNTGTKRLREAFSQVVALRNAQGSGN